The Methanocorpusculum vombati genomic interval CATGCATTTGCGATGCATGCAGTTGATGTGGGACAGGCGGATGCGATCCTGCTTTCCAAGGACAACACGTACGCATTGATCGATGCAGGCGAGACGATGTCCCCTTCAGAACGCGAGGCGCGGGAGAAACTGTTCATCTATCTTGACTCGCTTGGTGTGAAACGACTGGAGTTCCTGCTGCTGACGCATCAGGATTATGATCACATCGGCAGCGCGCTTGATGTGCTGAAACGATACGAAGTCGGTACCGTCTATGACAACGGCATTACCCACACCTCGGCGACCTACGAGAAGCTGATGCAGTACATTCTTGAGGAAAATATTTCCTACCGTGTGGTCTCCGCAGGAGACAAAATTCCTTCGCCGTGGAACGAGGTGACGCTGGATGTTCTCTCGCCGCCGAAGGATTTGATTATGGCGGGAGCGAAACCGGACATCAATGAAAACTCTGTGGTGGTGAAGGCGACCTACAAAAATGTGTCCTATCTCTTAACCGGTGATGCGGAGAAGAAGGCTGAAGAGGCGATGCTTGCCGCAGGAGCGGATCTGAACGCCGACATTCTGAAGGCGGGACATCATGGAAGCTCCACGTCATCGACGAAAGCGTTCCTGAACGCGGTGCGTCCGGCAGTGATTGTGATGAGTGTCGGCGAGG includes:
- a CDS encoding ComEC/Rec2 family competence protein, with the translated sequence MAKKSGRTGGQRRRKSQKMQKQITGILVVIVAAACLLIFGGGVPGSAPELAPLITDEHAFAMHAVDVGQADAILLSKDNTYALIDAGETMSPSEREAREKLFIYLDSLGVKRLEFLLLTHQDYDHIGSALDVLKRYEVGTVYDNGITHTSATYEKLMQYILEENISYRVVSAGDKIPSPWNEVTLDVLSPPKDLIMAGAKPDINENSVVVKATYKNVSYLLTGDAEKKAEEAMLAAGADLNADILKAGHHGSSTSSTKAFLNAVRPAVIVMSVGEGNEYGHPHKEPLERFVQMTKHIYRTDMDGDVVVTTDGEVYSVVTRKPHVYENVIVPNQPAAEA